A stretch of Candidatus Bathyarchaeota archaeon DNA encodes these proteins:
- a CDS encoding nucleotidyltransferase family protein: MGRVKGVVLCGGEGKRLRPITYYFQKTMIPIGRSQRPLLEYVLRLFKFHGIMEVILLVGYKAEQIVNYFEDGSRFNINVTYVYDDPKIKGTAGAIVNAYRKGAINRDDTLLVYYGDILTNMNLTDFLNYHRGKNAQATIALSRGFSLRVGVADLGKDGRITRFKEKPEYEKPVSIAIAALEGETLQSMEELIKNKRELDLMGEVIPYIMEKKDRVYGYITDAFWYDVGSTEAYEKLDAGTVDKALSFLYT; encoded by the coding sequence ATGGGGCGAGTGAAAGGAGTAGTTTTATGTGGAGGGGAGGGGAAAAGACTTAGGCCTATCACATACTACTTTCAGAAGACGATGATCCCTATTGGAAGGTCGCAGAGACCGCTCTTAGAGTATGTCCTTCGGCTTTTCAAGTTTCATGGCATTATGGAAGTAATATTGCTTGTTGGATATAAGGCAGAGCAAATCGTGAATTACTTTGAGGATGGTTCAAGGTTCAATATTAACGTGACATATGTCTATGATGATCCGAAAATAAAGGGGACAGCTGGAGCCATAGTTAATGCGTACCGTAAAGGTGCCATAAATAGGGACGACACTCTATTAGTGTATTATGGAGATATTCTTACAAACATGAATCTAACTGATTTCCTAAACTATCATAGAGGGAAGAATGCACAGGCCACTATTGCCCTATCGAGAGGATTCTCGCTTAGGGTTGGAGTTGCAGACTTAGGAAAAGACGGGCGTATCACCAGATTTAAAGAGAAACCGGAGTATGAAAAACCTGTCAGCATCGCAATCGCAGCCCTAGAAGGTGAAACTTTGCAAAGCATGGAGGAGCTAATAAAGAACAAACGAGAACTAGACCTCATGGGGGAAGTGATCCCATATATTATGGAAAAGAAAGATAGGGTATACGGATATATTACAGACGCTTTTTGGTATGATGTTGGAAGCACAGAGGCGTATGAAAAACTCGACGCCGGAACTGTTGATAAAGCCCTTAGCTTCCTATATACTTAG